The sequence below is a genomic window from Bremerella alba.
ACGGGGCAAGAGAGTTGGCACAACTTGCCAGAAGACGCCGTACTTATCTTTCAGCCAACCGCACTGAGATGTCTCGCCTCCGACGGAGAGTTTCTCCCAGAAGTGATCCACCTCTTGGGCTGATTCGCAGTGGATCACGAATGAAACAGCTTCGTTGAAGGTAAAGTGCGGACCGCCATTGAGGGCCACAAACTTCTGGCCTTGAAGTTCAAACTCGATCGTCATAATCGAGCCTACGGGCCCCGGTCCCACTTCGCCGTACTTGGTTTGCGTCAAGACTCGTGAATCGTCGAAGATCGAAAGGTAGAACTCGACGGCTTCCTCGGCCTGATCGTTAAACCAAAGAAAGGGGGTGATGCGCTGCATGAAATCGATTCTCCCAGTTTGGTCGTGATGCCTGTTTGGAGAGTAGTCGATCTCGCTGCGTGCATTTCGACATGCGATCTAAAAATCGATTAAACCACGGCGACTTTGACGCAGTTGATTGGCGGAAGCGAGTCGAACAAGCAGTTCCACTCGTCGCCACTATCGTGCCCCATCCATACTTGACCGGTGGTTGTACCGAAATAAATTGCAGGGTCGGCCAGCGTATCGGTCGTCATCGCATCACGCAGCACCGTAAAATAGCCGTCGTGCTTGGGTAATCCTTTCGATAGCTTTTTCCATTTCTTGCCTCCGGAAGTGCTTCGCCAAACGGCAGGTTTCCCTTCTGGGCACGTTCGTGTCATGGGCTCTAGGGGGACGACATAGATCGTATTGGGATCGTGCGGATGAACGACAATAGGGAAGCCGAAGTCCGAAGGCAGCCCATCGGCGATCGATTGCCAAGTGTGGCCGTAATCATCGCTACGTAGCACTCCGATCCCAGGGCGTTCAGGCCAACCGCCATGATTTTGCATATACAGTCGGCCAGGAGCATCGGGATGCCGAGCTATCTTGTGTACGCACTGACCGAATTCTGGGTAGGGATTGGGATCGAATCCAGCTCCCACCCCATCGTTGGCAGCGTTAAACGTTTGTCCACCATCTTCACTGAGGTAATGTCCCCCAGTGGAGATACCCAGGTGAATGCGTTCCCCGTCGCGGACAATCGTATGCAGGCACAAACCGCCTGCGCCAGGCTGCCAGTCTTTTGAGTGCTTGTGATTACTGATACCAGCGATCATCTCCCAAGAGTTGCCACCATCTTCGCTCCGAAAAAGCGAGGCAGGTTCGACACCAGCCCATATCTCTTGGTTGTCGGTGCCTGGCTCAAGTGACCAGATATTTGCGAGGACACGGCCATCAGTTTCAGGAAACGCAGGCGCGGACTTGGTTTCCTTGAACTTCTTACCCAGATCGGATGAGGTTAGCACCTTCATCCCAAACCAGGCATTGCAACTCGAAGCGAAAATGCGAGGGGACTTACGGGTATCAATCAAAGCCGAATAAACGGCGACCCCAGAGCCGAACGGTCCCCGCAACGAGAATCGCCCTCGCGACTTACTGGCCTCGG
It includes:
- a CDS encoding VOC family protein is translated as MQRITPFLWFNDQAEEAVEFYLSIFDDSRVLTQTKYGEVGPGPVGSIMTIEFELQGQKFVALNGGPHFTFNEAVSFVIHCESAQEVDHFWEKLSVGGETSQCGWLKDKYGVFWQVVPTLLPRLISDANQDKAQMVIAAMLQMQKLDVVALQTAYDDA
- a CDS encoding sialidase family protein, coding for MADRVVLCIGTKKGLFVAEASKSRGRFSLRGPFGSGVAVYSALIDTRKSPRIFASSCNAWFGMKVLTSSDLGKKFKETKSAPAFPETDGRVLANIWSLEPGTDNQEIWAGVEPASLFRSEDGGNSWEMIAGISNHKHSKDWQPGAGGLCLHTIVRDGERIHLGISTGGHYLSEDGGQTFNAANDGVGAGFDPNPYPEFGQCVHKIARHPDAPGRLYMQNHGGWPERPGIGVLRSDDYGHTWQSIADGLPSDFGFPIVVHPHDPNTIYVVPLEPMTRTCPEGKPAVWRSTSGGKKWKKLSKGLPKHDGYFTVLRDAMTTDTLADPAIYFGTTTGQVWMGHDSGDEWNCLFDSLPPINCVKVAVV